A part of Bufo bufo chromosome 7, aBufBuf1.1, whole genome shotgun sequence genomic DNA contains:
- the LOC121008792 gene encoding posterior protein-like — MELAYSYVKKYASAKYHSCADEPLKSQVNALLSQCQQHNDKLQSRPLTKKGNKQKLANEIAVLLRITEISEQMGEQWRAERSHFGEQIEKIGDNLRSIATASSVEVDDLRATVCNLSERNCELQEQLERCNANFDMKSRLVGSLQLKLSHMEELVMSLERKLEDANSQLLRKEQWILSLNERKKKCPSAKICIVTDVNTSNEVALANAPGYLGEGTSVLTINEKLTLCQILGEFNTLESPVCLSNKFEAMVQKYTLTDKDACSLLKAWLPAPLAAQVSAYENGNLDAEGRMKELQRVLKSRDDRGINALQRMRFRRGEDPLLFCNQYLSLYKSVYNCPDMSADESGFIYSMANTCYVNYPNRIALRNANSYQSFINILRDWYEESSDGYRSDADLSVVSRGTRRKKFIRCYKCHRPGHIQRFCRTPDIFSLIPDDKSISTQDKESIPQAPDVMDNSLGESGNAEGQKEEITDNNGPHHPNSQQPWGTSIPMFAPWANLPFWLVCSWSQIALPFFIKNMANFVSNACLV; from the coding sequence ATGGAACTGGCCTATAGTTATGTTAAGAAATATGCCTCTGCCAAATATCATTCATGTGCAGATGAACCTCTTAAGAGTCAAGTTAATGCGTTGTTGTCTCAGTGTCAGCAACATAATGACAAGCTGCAGAGTAGACCGCTTACAAAGAAAGGTAACAAACAGAAATTGGCTAACGAAATTGCGGTATTGCTCAGAATCACAGAAATTTCTGAGCAAATGGGGGAGCAATGGAGAGCAGAAAGGAGTCATTTTGGAGAGCAGATAGAGAAAATTGGAGATAATCTTAGGAGCATTGCAACTGCCTCCAGTGTTGAAGTGGATGACTTGAGGGCTACTGTGTGCAATTTATCCGAAAGAAATTGTGAGCTCCAAGAACAATTGGAAAGATGCAATGCAAACTTTGATATGAAGAGTAGGCTTGTTGGTTCATTGCAACTAAAATTATCTCATATGGAGGAATTGGTAATGTCTTTAGAGAGGAAATTGGAAGATGCAAACTCACAGCTACTTAGAAAGGAGCAATGGATATTATCCCTCAATGAACGGAAGAAAAAGTGTCCATCAGCCAAAATCTGTATTGTCACTGATGTGAATACATCCAATGAGGTGGCATTAGCAAATGCTCCTGGATATTTAGGGGAGGGCACTAGTGTACTCACAATTAATGAAAAACTTACATTGTGCCAGATTCTGGGTGAGTTTAATACACTGGAGTCACCCGTGTGCCTGTCTAATAAATTTGAGGCTATGGTACAGAAATACACTTTGACTGATAAAGATGCATGCTCTCTTCTAAAGGCTTGGCTACCAGCACCTCTAGCAGCCCAGGTATCTGCATATGAGAATGGTAACTTAGATGCAGAGGGAAGGATGAAAGAACTGCAACGTGTGTTAAAGAGTCGTGATGATAGAGGGATAAATGCGTTACAAAGAATGAGATTTAGAAGAGGAGAAGACCCTTTATTGTTCTGCAACCAATATCTTTCACTGTACAAAAGTGTGTATAACTGTCCTGATATGTCTGCTGATGAGTCAGGCTTCATATACTCAATGGCCAATACATGTTATGTGAACTATCCTAATAGGATTGCCCTCAGAAATGCCAATTCATACCAGAGCTTTATCAATATACTTAGAGACTGGTATGAAGAATCCAGTGATGGGTATAGATCAGATGCAGATCTATCAGTAGTGAGCAGAGGTACAAGAAGGAAGAAATTCATCAGGTGTTACAAATGTCACAGACCAGGGCACATTCAGAGATTTTGTAGAACCCCCGATATTTTCAGCCTGATACCGGATGATAAAAGTATATCCACCCAGGACAAGGAAAGCATACCACAGGCGCCTGATGTAATGGATAACAGCCTTGGGGAGTCAGGAAATGCTGAGGGGCAAAAGGAGGAGATTACAGATAACAATGGCCCCCACCATCCGAATAGCCAACAGCCATGGGGGACGAGCATACCAATGTTTGCACCCTGGGCTAATCTTCCATTTTGGCTGGTATGCAGTTGGTCCCAAATAGCATTACCATTTTTCATAAAAAATATGGCAAACTTTGTGAGCAATGCCTGCTTAGTTTAG